The genomic region AATCCCATCACGGACCTGCGAGTAATTGCGCTGGTCGATGGAGTAGCCCGCAGCGTAGGCGGCGGTCAGCACCGTCTGATAGAGTTTCCGCGGCGTCGTCTCGCGGGGATTGTCCAGATGCGTGATGACAAAACCCTCGTGTTTCGAGAGGTCACGCAGGACAATTTCACGGAAGGCCGTCTTTCCGGTGCCGTAGGGGCTCACCAGTCCGATGTGCTGGTCCTGCAGGAGCCAAGACGTGACTTGATTCAGCATCTCGGTGTCGTGGCGGACGTACAGCGGTTCAGGCATATGGTCCAGCCCGGCTTCCTCAGTAAACGGGAGGTCCGTCACGGTGTCGGCCGTCCCGCCCAGCGCCTCACCGAAGGCCAGCAGCCGTTGTTCGACCTCCTGTAGCTGGTCCAGTAACACGCCAGCGGCGGCGCTCTCGGAACGTTCTTCCTCCTCGGACCGGAGCGATTCGAGTCGGTCCATTACCTCCGAGACCGACTGTCCCGCGCCGCTAGAACCCGGTTGCTCTGTGTCGTCCACCACGGCTATCTCTCTCAGCCTTACCCGTCCGGCGCGTTATATGTTACGCCCCGGATTTCGAGGAAGATAACGTGACCTGGCCGTCCTGCTTAGAACGGCAGTGGAAACGGAACCGAGCCGTAGGCGTACCCTTCCATGCTGCCGTCCGGTCGAGCACGGAACACGATAGTCGGCGAGTATCCCACGTCTGGCTGTTCGCCGTAGACTCGCCGCCAGTCGTCATCCGGGAAAGAACTGCAGTCGACCACGAGGACCGCACCGGGGTGGGCCGCTAGCTGGTCGCGTGTCTTCGCGTCGCCGGACGCCTTCACCGCACCGACGGCAGTGTCGACCTGCCGCCGGGATGGCGGCCGAGGGCGAGTGACCTCGACGAGCGTGTCTTCGACCCGGAAATCGACGGAGTGGCCGGAGTCCAGTTCGACCTCGGGCCTGATGTCGTTGCCCGCATCGACGAGCAGTTTGGCGACGTTGAACTCGCCCATCGTCGCTCGCATCCGCGAAAGATCAAACCCCTCGCTAGTCCCGAGTTTGCTCGCCATCGTGTAGCGGTAGTCGTCAAGCGCCCCGGTCGCGAGGAAGTCGTCGTAGAACGTCAGTCCATCCTCACGGTCGGCGTCGGGGAAGCCGCCGGCGTGGTCCCGAAAGAACGTCCGTGTCGACTCCCGGCCGTCCTTGGAGAGAAACACGGGCAGGAAAAAGTGCGCCAGCGTCTCGTACTCAGTGAGCCAGGGGTCCTCCACCTCTAGCTGGGCGAATAGTTCGCGCTGGACCCACTCGCTAATCTCGTCGGGCACCTCGTCGAACGTGTACTTCTCCGTCCGCCACAGCGTCTCCGGTGTCTCCGTATTTCCGACCCAGTACGCCCGCTGGCCGTTCCAGCAAAACAGCGCCAGATCGCCGTTGTCCATCTCCAGTCGGCGGGCGGCCCAGCCCTCCGGCGGGGCGAACCACGGTCCGTTCATCGTCGCACCGAAGGTGTTCTGTAACGGTGTCAGCAGGTCCGTCCGGACTCGCTTTTCACTCCATCGCTCGTTCGACTGTCGCAGACGTAAGGGACCAGCCACAGGGTCGTGTAGATGGTCAGTGGTCTTGGGCGTTCCGCCCTGTCGAAGCACCCTCTTTTGGACCGTTCGACTGCTCTGTTGCCCGTGTGGTACGGTTTCTGTGACCACCGTTACATTGATAGTCACTACCAGCCAAGTTTCACCGTGGTAACCTATGTCGATGGGAGCGTACGACGACGACGAACACGAACGCCGTGAGCGCAAGAACAGCGAGGTCGAACTGGCGGAAGACGATGACCGGAGTACATACCACGGGAGCGTCGACTACGACGGTGACGAGTCGACAGAAGAGTTGCTCGACCAGTTCAAGCAGATTAACTCCGACTGACTGCGGCCGTTCTCGACCGGTAGCGCAATAGCCCGACAGAGACGGCCGTCACCGCTGTGACGGCTAACACATGGCCGATTAGTGCCGCGAGCAGCACCGGCTGGTCGAGCACGAACGGCACGAGTACGAGCTGGAGGACGCCAAAGCCCCAGATCTCTAGGTCGGCCCGTATGAACACCCGTGCTGTCTCGGGGTCGAACCGGTAGCGAGCCGACCGCCACAGACCCGTGACGCTGGCCCACCACCCCGTCCCGATGCGGTAACTCACATCCCAGAGAATGAGCAGTGTCAGGTACACGACCAGTACCGGGGGCTCCGACCCGAACAGTCGGCCCAGTAACGGCATCGAACTGACCTGCGGGTCGAACACAAACAGATGGGTAAGCAGTGCGATGTACGCGAGGACGGACAACACGACTTCGACGTTCGAGGCGAACAGCAGCGCACGGTAGGTCGGTGGCACGTCGATACGCCGGATGAGTGTACTGATTCGCAGCATCTCTGCGCTTCCGATGGTCGCGACGAACACGACGACCGTGCCGGCGATTGCGGCGCTCCAGACCTCGTAGTACCACGACAGGGCGATGATGGCAACCTCGAAAATGAGGAGCTGAATCGCCATCGCCGCCCACGTTGGGAGCCGGATCCCTGGCAGTGCGCCGATGATACTCTCGTACACCCACGTCTCGCCGTACTCGGGGCGGGCGCTGTCGCCGCTCATCTGCCGGCACCACCCGTGGCTGCGGCCGCCTGTGTCGCTTCGCGGCTCCGCGGTTCGCTGAGGGCCAGCCTGACCGCGTCTGCGAACGATGTCGGGTCAACGGCGAACTGTGCCTGCGCAGCCTCGGTGTCTGCGACCACCGGCGTCTTCAGCCCGTGGATGAGCGGGCGGGCGACGCTCGATGGCACATCGGTCATGAGCGCGACCCAGTACGCCGACAGCTTCGGCGTCAACACCGGTATCGGCACGATCGTCGGCTCACCGGTCCCCATGAGTCGCCCCGTCTGCTTCAGGATCTCAGCGTATGTCAGTACCTCCGGCCCGCCGATCTCG from Haloarcula sp. H-GB4 harbors:
- a CDS encoding DUF5784 family protein, whose translation is MAGPLRLRQSNERWSEKRVRTDLLTPLQNTFGATMNGPWFAPPEGWAARRLEMDNGDLALFCWNGQRAYWVGNTETPETLWRTEKYTFDEVPDEISEWVQRELFAQLEVEDPWLTEYETLAHFFLPVFLSKDGRESTRTFFRDHAGGFPDADREDGLTFYDDFLATGALDDYRYTMASKLGTSEGFDLSRMRATMGEFNVAKLLVDAGNDIRPEVELDSGHSVDFRVEDTLVEVTRPRPPSRRQVDTAVGAVKASGDAKTRDQLAAHPGAVLVVDCSSFPDDDWRRVYGEQPDVGYSPTIVFRARPDGSMEGYAYGSVPFPLPF
- a CDS encoding DUF5786 family protein — translated: MSMGAYDDDEHERRERKNSEVELAEDDDRSTYHGSVDYDGDESTEELLDQFKQINSD